DNA from Mycobacterium sp. SMC-8:
GACCGCGCAGCGGGACCAGTACCTGCCGCTGAAGGTCATCAAGGCCCAGCTCGACGCGCAACCCGACGGGGAACTGCCCCGGCCCGGATCCGCATATGCGACACCGCGTCTGGTGCCGGTGGGTCAGGAGACGACGGAGACCGCCGTGGCAGCCGGCCCCGCCCTGGTGCGCCTGAGCCGCGAGGATCTGCTGGAGCGCTCCGGCGTGGGCGAGGAACTGCTGGGCGCACTGCTCAAGGCCGGCATCATCACCCCGATCTTCAAGGGTGGCGGCACCTCGTTCTTCGACGAGCACTCCGTGGTGATCGCCCAGTGCGCGCGCGCCCTGGCCGATTACGGTGTCGAGCCGCGTCATCTGCGCGCGTTCCGTTCGGCCGCCGACCGGCAGTCGGACCTGATCGCTCAGATCGCCGGCCCGGTGGGCAAGGGCGGCAAGGCCGGAGCCCGGGACCGCGCCGACGACCTGGCCCGCGAGGTGGCTGCCCTGGCGATCACGTTGCACACGTCACTGATCAAGTCGGCGGTACGCGACGTTCTGGATCGCTGAGGACTAGACTCGAGCCACGAGTTCGTCGGCGTGCGGAGGGTAGGCACACATGGGTGAGGTTCGTGTGATCGGCATTCGCGTTGAGCCGCCTCAGAACCAGCCTGTCCTGCTGTTGCGGGAGTCCAACGGTGACCGGTATCTGCCGATCTGGATCGGGCAGTCCGAGGCGGCTGCGATCGCCCTCGAACAGCAGGGCGTCGAGCCGCTGCGGCCGATGACGCATGACTTGTTCCGCGATGTGATTGCCGCGCTTGGGCATTCGCTCAAAGAGGTGCGCATCGTGGATCTGCAGGAAGGCACCTTCTACGCGGACCTGATCTTCGACCGTGACATCAAGGTCTCAGCGCGTCCGTCTGATTCGGTGGCGATCGCGCTGCGCGTCGGCGTGCCGATCTATGTCGAGGAGGCCGTGCTGGCCGAGGCGGGGCTGCTGATTCCCGACGAGACCGACGAGGAGTCCGGCGGCGGGGTGCGCGAGGACGAGGTGGAGAAGTTCAAGGAATTCCTCGACAGCGTGTCACCCGACGATTTCAAGGCGACCTGACCGCAGCGCTGATCTTGGTCACGGATGCGTCTCGTCGCGTTCGACACGCGGGCCGGGTTTTCTGAAACGCCGAAACAGGACGCCATACTTGGTCCCGACGGGCAGTCATCCAACGCCGTCAAGCGTATGCTCGAACGAGGTTCGGGCAGGGTGTAAGCAGGGGTTGAGTGCGCCCACGCAGGTCAGAGTTCGATCGGCGAGAGGATTCGCAAGTGGGAGACACGCCACGCCAGGAGCAACTGGACCTGACCACCGGCTCTGTGCAGGCGGACGATCTTCCCCGCGTCACCGGCGAGCCGGTCCAGGCCGGTCTGTTTCCTGACGACTCCGTGCCCGACGAGCTCGTCGGCTACCGCGGGCCCAGCGCCTGCCAGATCGCCGGCATCACCTATCGTCAGCTCGACTACTGGGCCCGTACCTCGCTGGTGGTGCCCTCGATCCGCGGCGCCGCCGGGTCGGGCAGCCAGCGGCTGTACTCCTTCAAGGACATCCTGGTCCTCAAGATCGTCAAGCGGCTGCTCGACACCGGTATCTCGTTGCACAACATCCGCGTCGCGGTCGATCATCTGCGTCAGCGCGGTGTCCAGGATCTGGCAAACATCACGCTGTTCTCCGACGGCACCACGGTGTACGAGTGCACATCGGCAGAAGAAGTGGTCGACCTGCTTCAAGGCGGCCAGGGCGTGTTCGGCATCGCGGTGTCCGGCGCGATGCGTGAGCTGACCGGCGCCATCGCCGACTTCCCCGGCGAGCGCGCCGACGGCGGCGAGTCGATCTCGGCGCCGGAGGACGAGTTGGCGTCCAGGCGTAAGCACCGGGATCGGAAAATAGGCTGAGCGGGTAGACTCGCTCGCGCATCGCCGTCGCGCGGGAGAGTCCCGTGGCCGCCAGCCACGGGCGCCGAAGGAGCAACACCTCTCCGTCAACCTCTCAGGCACCCTGGACCGCGTGAAGCCCCGATGCCTCTGGAAAGCGGTTCGCCGTCCACGCCGGCCGGTGCACCCGCCCATGGGGAAAGGCCGAGCGGCCGAATCTCTCAGGCAGCCCGGTCCGGGTCGACGACAGAGGGGGAGGA
Protein-coding regions in this window:
- a CDS encoding bifunctional nuclease family protein; translation: MGEVRVIGIRVEPPQNQPVLLLRESNGDRYLPIWIGQSEAAAIALEQQGVEPLRPMTHDLFRDVIAALGHSLKEVRIVDLQEGTFYADLIFDRDIKVSARPSDSVAIALRVGVPIYVEEAVLAEAGLLIPDETDEESGGGVREDEVEKFKEFLDSVSPDDFKAT
- a CDS encoding MerR family transcriptional regulator, producing MGDTPRQEQLDLTTGSVQADDLPRVTGEPVQAGLFPDDSVPDELVGYRGPSACQIAGITYRQLDYWARTSLVVPSIRGAAGSGSQRLYSFKDILVLKIVKRLLDTGISLHNIRVAVDHLRQRGVQDLANITLFSDGTTVYECTSAEEVVDLLQGGQGVFGIAVSGAMRELTGAIADFPGERADGGESISAPEDELASRRKHRDRKIG
- a CDS encoding MerR family transcriptional regulator, whose protein sequence is MTQPDTPALRGMSIGVVLDLLRDEFPDVTISKIRFLESEGLVTPERTASGYRRFTAYDCARLRFILTAQRDQYLPLKVIKAQLDAQPDGELPRPGSAYATPRLVPVGQETTETAVAAGPALVRLSREDLLERSGVGEELLGALLKAGIITPIFKGGGTSFFDEHSVVIAQCARALADYGVEPRHLRAFRSAADRQSDLIAQIAGPVGKGGKAGARDRADDLAREVAALAITLHTSLIKSAVRDVLDR